Part of the Nitrospiria bacterium genome, AGTTCAGTATCTCCAACCGGGGTTCCGGTAACGGGATCTCCCACCTGGCCTAGGAAATCAAAATGACCAAATGCGTGCCCCGTTTCTCCCTCTGCTGTATCTCTAAAAACCCCAGCCACATCAGGTTGTCCTTCAATATCTGCTTTTCGCGCAAAATAAAGATATCTTCGGTTGGCTTGGGATTCCCCTGCAAACGCCTCTTTTAGGTTTTCCCATGTTTTAGTTCCTTTAAGCGGTTTTTCCATTTTTCTTGACCTCCTTTTTCTATTAGGTTGAGTTGTATCCTCATTGACCAAAGCAATGAAGGCTGAATAAAAAATCTAAAACTAAGATAAAATCAGAAACAAGTCAAATAAAAGTAGGGATAATTTCAATGCCCATTTTTTATTAGCGTTAAATACTATCAAATAGTAATAATTATTAAATGAGAATATAACCTGAAAGTAATTTAATGTCAATAATTTTTTTCTAATTTAAAATTCAATGGGTTAAAAGAAAGTTTTGAGAATGAGGGATAGAGTGGTTTTTTTTTTTGGAAAATGAAGAAGGACTATAAAACTACCCTTATAGAAGTAAACGGAATTGAAGGGTTATCTTGGTTTTGCTCAGTTTGGGTAAAGTTTTCTTAAACCAAAATTACCTAGCCTAAAATAGGCCGGCTGGAGCATGTCCGGAGGCGGCCATAAAAAAGAGCATTGGAATAGAGAGCATTGTGTTTGTCCTGGAGGCCAAAAGGGCCACGCGACCTGCCTTTGCCTTTTCTTCAGGGGTG contains:
- a CDS encoding rubrerythrin family protein, with protein sequence MEKPLKGTKTWENLKEAFAGESQANRRYLYFARKADIEGQPDVAGVFRDTAEGETGHAFGHFDFLGQVGDPVTGTPVGDTELNLKSAIEGETYEYTEMYPGFAKTAREEGFSEISEWLETLARAEKSHAGRFQKALDSLKK